A single Streptomyces mirabilis DNA region contains:
- a CDS encoding spherulation-specific family 4 protein: MSYLTSAATGIASTDLRVGLGVPGYAHPLVAPAEWGELTRPGTPVHWAVLNVANGPGTRPDPHCLEAAGRLRNAGVRVLGHLDVTYGARAFAEVISDARRYLDWYRVGGFLLHRCPTERAALPEVRRAATTLRTLLDDAHLVLGHGTHPYPGYAESADQLVTFSGTWSDYRWSQVAEWTADYPPERFCHFVHGIPRGHLDEALRIARWQGAATIYFTDRTDHGGRADPWETMPGYWDEIVSRIGTGVSE, translated from the coding sequence GGCATAGCGAGCACGGACTTACGGGTCGGCCTCGGCGTCCCCGGCTATGCGCACCCCCTCGTCGCTCCGGCCGAGTGGGGCGAACTCACCCGCCCCGGCACCCCCGTGCACTGGGCCGTCCTGAACGTGGCCAACGGTCCCGGCACCCGCCCCGACCCGCACTGCCTGGAGGCCGCCGGCCGACTCCGCAACGCGGGCGTGCGCGTCCTGGGACACCTGGACGTGACGTACGGCGCACGCGCCTTCGCCGAGGTGATATCCGACGCACGCCGGTATCTCGACTGGTACCGGGTCGGCGGGTTCCTCCTGCACCGCTGCCCCACCGAGCGCGCCGCGCTCCCCGAGGTCCGCCGGGCGGCCACCACGCTGCGCACGCTCCTCGACGACGCGCACCTCGTCCTCGGCCACGGCACCCACCCTTACCCCGGCTATGCCGAAAGCGCCGACCAGCTGGTGACCTTCTCCGGCACCTGGAGCGACTACCGCTGGTCGCAGGTGGCCGAGTGGACCGCCGACTATCCGCCCGAGCGCTTCTGCCACTTCGTGCACGGGATACCGCGCGGGCATCTCGACGAGGCGCTGCGCATCGCGCGCTGGCAGGGCGCCGCCACGATCTACTTCACCGACCGCACGGATCACGGTGGACGGGCCGACCCGTGGGAGACGATGCCCGGCTACTGGGACGAAATCGTCTCGCGGATCGGAACGGGTGTCTCGGAATGA